Part of the Paenarthrobacter sp. JL.01a genome is shown below.
GTATGGCTTGAGCCCAGGCCGCCAACGCCCGGGGAATCCACGATGCAGAGCCCGCCTGACAGGAGCTTCCGGGGAAGGCCCACCTCCGCCGCAAGGATGTTCCGGGTGTTACCGGGGTTGCCTTTTTCCGACACGAAATCCGCCAACGCGGCCAGGTCCACGGGCTGGCGGTCCACCCGCGGCTCGGCGCCCGGTTCGTCGCCCGTGGCGCTGTCCGATCCCCCCGCGGTGGCCGCCGGAACCAGGACTACAGCCGACGCCGGATCACCGTGCCTGACGACTGTGGGAACCGTGGTGGCGATATCGTCATCCACCGGGCAGACAGGGGCGTTCACCAGCGCATTGATGAGCTGGCTCTTTCCCTGTTTGAACTCGCCCACCACAATCACCCTGACGCTTGGATCCTGCAGGCGCTTGTGGGTGTTCTCCAGTCGCCGCCGGAGGTCATTCCGCTCACCCGCCAGTGCCATTCCGTGCTCCAACAAGGTGGTCATGCGTACGGTTTCCGCCACAGTTCTTCCTTTGCTCACTTCATGTGCTGTTGCCCTATGCCCCGGAGGCCCCGAAGTGCCCGGCAGGACGTGGTCCGGCTGCCGGGCACTGCTGGGGGTATCGCGCCTTTTCTTAGTCGATCTCGACGTCGTTCTTGGCAACCACTACCGAATCGCTGATGTCGTTGTACTCAACATCGAGTTCGTTGTCGGCCACCACAACGTTGTCTTCGACGTTGGTGTAGTCCACGTCCACATCGCCAACGGTGGTTGAGTTGTCCTCGGTGTAGGTCAACTCGTTGTCTGCCACCACGATCGAATCGTTGATGACATTGACATCGTCCACTTCCACGTTGGTGGAGTAGTCCGGCGAGTAGTCCAGATCCAGTTCGTTGTCCTGGACCACCACGGAGTCGTTGATGACCTGTACGTCCTCCAGCTCCACATCCACGTCGGTGGAGTTGTCGTTGAAGGAGTTCGTGTTGGTGTTGGTGGTGTTTGTCGTGTTGGTGGTGGTGTTTGTGTGCGTGGAGCTGTCCTCGTTGAAGGAGTCCCTGATCTTCACATCCACATCGACGTCCGTGTTGTAGGAGTCCTTGGTGTTGTAGGAATCTTCCGTGTTGTACGAATCCTTGGTGACCGAGTGGTCCGAGTAGTCGTTGCCCACGGATACGTCGTTGTTGTCGCCGCTGGTGTTGACGTGGACGGAGTTGTCCACCGAGTGGTCATCGGTGTTGGTGGTAGTTGTTGTGGTGGTGGTGTTGCCCGAGTTCGTGACGTCGTCACCGGCAGCAATGGCACCGTCACCGGAGGCAGTTACGGCATCCTGGTTGAAGAACTGCGTCACGTCCCCATCGGCCCAGATGTTCTGGTTCACCGACTGGTCCGTGATCGTGTCGCGGTCGTCGATAGTGGTGGTGTACGAGTAGTTGTTCACCACGTGGACCAGCTGCTGGACTGCGTGGGCGTGGTCATCGTGGCCACCGCCCCAACCACCGCCGGCACCGCCGCCGCCGTGCTCGTGATCGTCGTCGTGCTCATGGTCATCGTGGCCACCGCCCCAACCACCGCCGGCACCGCCACCGCCGTGCTCGTGATCGTCGTCGTGCTCATGGTCATCGTGGCCACCGCCCCAACCACCGCCGGCGCCGCCGCCGCCGTGCTCGGGACGTCCCCCGCCCCAACCGCCGCCGTCGTGCTCCGGGCGTCCGCCGCCCGTAGTGGCGTGGTTGCCACCGGTGTTGTATTCACGGTCGAACGAGGACCGCGCATTGATGGGCGCGTAGTCCAGGACCACCGGACGGACGGCGTCCACGTCCGCGGAGGAAACGTCGCGCAGCCCTGCGGCGGCGAGGGCCGCTTCCGGATCACGGACGAAATCTTCGGCGGCATCGGGGTCGTTGAACAGGCTCATCAGGAACTGCACGAGCTGTTGTGCGAGTGTTGGCATTGGACTGCTCCCTCAAATTCTGTGGTGGGTGGTGATTGGCCCGGCGCCTTTGCCGGGCTTGCATTCAACGTATTGCCGACGCCAAGGGCCGGGCATCGGGGGTGGTCCCCCTACCTGCTGCCCTGGCGTTAGGGGATCGAGGGGATTTCCGTTAGGGGGTCGGGGGGTACCCGTTACGGAGGCGGGTACCCCTCCCCCAATGCCAGGCGCAGCCGGATCAGGAGTTCGGAACGGTTTTCGGCCCCCAAACGGCGGCGCATCCGGGCTACGTGGTGCTCCGCCGTGCGCGGCGAAATGTAGATGGCCTCGCCGATCTCACGGTAGGTCTTGCCCTCGAGGATGAGGCGGCCCACTTTGCGTTCCCTGGCGCTGAGCCCTAAGGGAACCTGCAACCCGGCAGCGCCGCCGTCACCGGCAGGAGACACTTCAGGTGGCGTGGTGGCGCGTTCGGTAGAGGCAGCTTGGGCAGTTCCTTGGGGATGGATATCGCGGGCACAGGCCAAGAGCCTCACCATGTCCCGCCGCTCGTCGGCATGTGCGGCGGCGTGACCGGCCAGGCGTGCGCCTTCCCATGGCTGTCCAACGGTGGCCAAATCGCGGGCGGCAGATTCGACGTCGGACGCTTCAAACCGCCCGGCCAGGACCGAAACCCACGCCTTGCCCGCCGCGGCGAGCACGGCGGCCACATGGCCGTTTTCCGACGCCCGGACCAGCGCAGCTGCGTGTGGTGCGAGTTCGGCCGGGCTTTCAGCCAGGAGCGCAGCCTGCACGGCGGCCCAGTGCACAGGTACGGACCACAAGGGAGCATCCGATACCCGCTCGAGGAACTGCCACACACCCTCCAGGTAATGCCCAACCCTGCGTGTCTCGCGCAACCGTGCAGCAGCAATCATCAGCTCACCCCATGGCAGGAGGCTGAAAAGGTCCACGGAGACGTGCATCATGGCCTCCCGTGCGCGGTCCCAGGCGAGCACCAGCTCGTGGACTTCGCTGCCGCGGCGTGCCAAACCAACGTCCAGGGCGGCCAGGAGGAAGTCGTCCCGGGGTGAGAGCGCCCAGTGGTTGGCCTTGACCGCCGCATTGATGGACAGACGGGCCTCATCCGCGTTGTCTTGCTGCATGGCAGACCACGCCTGCAGCAGGAAAAGCCTGGGACGGGCAACATCTCCTCCCTGCCCGGCGGCCAGTGCCGCACTCAACACGGTCTCGGCAATGCCGGGTTCGCCCGTGTGCAGGGCACATATGGCGGCAAGGGCCGCCGGCGTCTCGGACAGGGGGATTGCTGACCGGGCGGCATTCATCATGTCCGAGGCCCTGATCAATTCGGGAAGTGCCGTTTGTGGTCTGGGTCCCAGCGTCCGGAGCAGTCCTTGCTGGGTCAAGGACAATGCCACGGCCAGCAGAGTAGGTGAGCCTGGCGGGGATGCCAGAGCTGCCAACTGTTCGGCTCCGGCAACGTTGCCTGAACCGATCATGGCCACTGCCGCCAGTGGGGCCGAGCTGTCGATCCTGTCCGGACCCAACCACGCATAGCTTTCGGCGCTCCGGGCCAACATGCCCCGCTGGGCCCATACAGCCGCGGCCACGTCAACAGCCAGGCGAAGGTCCGGGGCGCCGGGAGTACCGAAGAGGCGGTCCACGATCCTGCCGGCGGTATCCAGGTCCCCCAGGGCTGCTGCCGCCTGCGCCCGTTTGGCCGCTGTGGCGGACTCCTCACCCCCGGCCAGCAGCGCCTCGGCATAGATTTCTGCTGCAAGGCCCGGGTCGGTATCCACGGCGGCCTCTGCCGCCCGTTCGAGGTCCGCGACGACACGCGGGTCCTGATATCCGTGGCGCGCCAGCTGGCGGGCCAGGACGCCCAGCGGACGGCCCTGCGCCGAGATCATGTCCAACAGTTCCTTCTGCAGCTCCCGGATCCGCACCGGCGGTGTCACCCTCAGCAGGGCCTGTTGGACTGTTCCCACTACGGAACCGTCCGGCAGTAGCACTCCGGCATCCTTTGCCGCGCCGGTTATGGAGTTCAGGTCACTATCCACCAGGCTGCCGGGCAAAAGGGAGGGAAGGGAAAATCCCACGGACAACGCCAGCAGAAGCTCACGCACGGCCTCCGGCTGGCCGGTCAGTTCAGCTGCGGTCTCCCCTTCATGCGCAGGATCGCCGGGAAGGTGATTGTCCCGTCCGGACGGGAACCGTCTGGACGGGTGGTCGTGTCCCACCATGGGTCAGACCGCCGGGGTCAGCGCGGGATCCGGGTTCGGGCTGGTTTCGGATGGCACTGGGGCCGGGTCCGGGTTGGCTGGTTGGGTGGGCTCCTGCTGGGGCACGGTCGGCTCGGGCGACGGCGGCACCGGGTTTTGCGGCGCCGTCGGTTCCGGCTGGGGAACAACGGGGTCAGTCGACGGCGGCGGTACGCTCGGGTCCGTAACGACTGGAGGCGTTGTTGGATCCGACGCAGGTGGCGGCACGGTCGGTGGAGTGGTGGCAGGAGGTGGCGTGGGACCGCTGGCCGCTCCGCCGGTGGGTTCAGGAGTTGGCGTGGTGGTTCCCGATCCCGGCGTTCCGGGTGCCGGGGCACCATTCGTCCCGGTGCTGCCGCCTGTCCCAGGGGTGCCGCTTGTGCCGCCGGTCCCTGCCGAGCCGGCCGCGCCGCCAGTTCCCGCCGCCGAACCTGCCGGGGATCCCGCCGGGGATCCCGCCGTCGAACCCTGGCCGGTCCCCGCCCCTGTGCCTGGCCCGCCTGTTCCTGTCTTGCCGGATCGGGCAGGGCTCTTTCCCGTCCCCGTCCGCGTCACCCCAGCCCCAGCGCTTGCCTCGAGTCCCGCCGTCGGGCTTCCAACTGCCGGCGCCGCTCCCGGCGCTCCGCCACCCCCGCCGTTCGCGTGTGCCCCGGCACCGGTAGTACCGTCGCCGCGCATGACGTCTGCCGCCTGGTTGCCGAACATGGAAGCCAATAGGCCGTTGCCTTCAGGAGTCTGTGCTGCCGTCGCGGTGGCAATGGTGAGCGCCGTCGCTGCCGTGACGGCTGCTGCCGCCAACCGGAGGCGGGCGCGGGGTGCATGGCCGGGTGTGGCCGCAGACTTAGCGGCAGCCATGACGCCAAGATGGGGCCTGGCGACGACGTGGGGCTGCGGTGCCCCGGGAGCGGCGGAAGGAGCAGCAACCGGAACCGCCGAAGCAACGGCCTGCGCGTCCATGGCTGCCGAAATCCCGGCCCCCGCGATAGCTGCCCCCAGGCAGATGGAAGACTTCGGATCAGCGTCGACGGCGATGGGCCGGTCGAGTTCCACCGAAATCATCCCGGCTACCAAGGGAATGCGCGATGACCCCCCGATCAGCAGGACAGCACTCAGCTCCGCGGGCTCAACGTTGATGCTGCGCAGGCTTCGCTCCAGTGCGTGCACCGTTTCCCGGATAGGCGCCTCGATCAGCGTTTCGAATTCGGACCGGACCAGCCGCAGCGTCCGCTGGGTTCCCGGCAGGGCGACGGCGATACTGGTTTCGCTGTCCATGGAGAGAGCTTCCTTGGCTTCCCTGCATTCCCGCCGCAGCCTCGACAACGACGCCTTGCTTTCAGGGTCCTCCGGATCAAGCCCATCCATGGCCTCCCCCAGATGGGCGATCACGTGGCGCAGCACGGCGGCGTCGAAATCGGCGCCGCCAAGGGTTTCGATGCCGTCGGGACGGCCCAGGAGCTCGAAGGTACCAGCGGCCGTCTTCCGCAGAACTGCGGTATCGAACGTCCCACCGCCGAGGTCGTACACAGCGACGGTGCTGCCGTCCTCCACCCGGGTTTGGGCCGCATAATGCACGGCCGCGGCCACGGGTTCGCTGATCAGCGTGACGTCCGTCAAACCTGCCAGGTTCAGCGACGCAAGGACGGTTGCGGTGCGGTGCCCGCCCCACGATGCCGGGTGCGTCATGATGATCGACGACGGCGAGCTTCCCTCACGCTCTTCGGCTCTGTCCACCACCCATCGGGCCAGGGTGGCGTACACGTCCTCCGGGGCCAACCACGACTCACCCACGGCAAGCGGAACTGCGTCCCCTATGCGCCGCTTGAACTCCCTGACCATCCGCCCGGGATCGTCCAAACCCCGGCGCTCAGCAGCCTCCCCCACCAATATCCGGCCTTCAGCTGTGTAGTAAAGCACCGACGGCACGGCGCTTCCCTGCAGCCCAAGCGGCAGGATTTCAGGAGTGGGTGCAGGACTCCCGGAGGGCCTGAGAAGAGCTGCGGCTGTGTAACTTGTCCCGACGTCAATGGCGAGAACATAGCTCATGGGTACCTCGAAAGTTCACATGGCACGGCGCGAGCGGGCTGCTTCACTTGCGGATCCTGAACAAGTTAGCACCTGCTCCGGAACGGCAAAAGGCTTAATTGCTACACCGATTTGTCAATTTCTTGATACCTGTGATGACTATCCAGGTAAAGCTCCTGCTCAGGGCAGGGTTTGGCCCCTAAAGCCCGGAGTATGAATGCAGGCCGTTGAAAACGGTGTTTACGAGGGTGAAGTTGATGATGACGCAGGCATAACCGACGATCGACAACCAGGCCGCACGGGTTCCCGTCCAGCCACGCGTTGCACGGGCGTGCAGGTACCCGGCGTACACAACCCAGATCACGAAGGTCCACACTTCCTTGGGGTCCCAACCCCAGAAGCGGCCCCATGCCTTCTCAGCCCAGATGGCACCGAACATGAGAGTGAACGTCCAGCCGATGAAGGCGATCGCATTGATGCGGTAGGAAAGGTTCTCCAGGCTCAATGCGTTGGGGACCACCCGCATGAAGGACAGGTTGTCCTTGCGTCCTGCGGCCAGGTTCTTCTGCCTGTACGACTGCAGCAGCTGCAGCACGGACATGGCGAAGGTCAGGGTGAACAAGGCCGATGACAGGACGGCGATGGAGACGTGGATGATGAGCCAGTAGCTCTGCAAAGCGGGAACCAAGTGGCCTACAGGGGTCCAGAAGGACACGGATGCGGCCACCAGCATGATGATCGCCAGGCCCAGCACGAAGGTTCCCAGGAACCGCAGGTCGCGGCGGATCAGGGTGATCAGGAAGACGGCCACCGCCACGAACGCACCCGTGGTGAGGAACTCGTACATGTTGCCCCACGGCACACGGCCGGCCCCCAGGGCCCGGGTCACCACTCCAGCGCCATGGATCAGGACGCCCAGGACGGTCAAGGCGACGGCCACACGCGCCGGAACGCGTCGTTCGGCTGTGTATTTCATGTCACCTGCGGCGGTTCCGCCCGCGTAGGTGGGGCCCGACGTCGGCCGCTCGGCCCGCCCGGCCGGCCCACCGGCGTCGGGACCTGACAAAGCAGCCCCCACGCGACCGGCGGCCACGGTCACCTTTTCGCTGGTGGAACTGGCTGCGGCCTTGAGGTCCACCGCCTGGAAGGTCTTGCTGCTCTTGGCCAGATCCCAGGCAAAAGCGATGAACGCCACGGTGTACGTGCCGGCGGCCAACAGCATGAACAGCTCGCTGTACTGGCCCAGGGT
Proteins encoded:
- a CDS encoding IniB N-terminal domain-containing protein; its protein translation is MPTLAQQLVQFLMSLFNDPDAAEDFVRDPEAALAAAGLRDVSSADVDAVRPVVLDYAPINARSSFDREYNTGGNHATTGGGRPEHDGGGWGGGRPEHGGGGAGGGWGGGHDDHEHDDDHEHGGGGAGGGWGGGHDDHEHDDDHEHGGGGAGGGWGGGHDDHAHAVQQLVHVVNNYSYTTTIDDRDTITDQSVNQNIWADGDVTQFFNQDAVTASGDGAIAAGDDVTNSGNTTTTTTTTNTDDHSVDNSVHVNTSGDNNDVSVGNDYSDHSVTKDSYNTEDSYNTKDSYNTDVDVDVKIRDSFNEDSSTHTNTTTNTTNTTNTNTNSFNDNSTDVDVELEDVQVINDSVVVQDNELDLDYSPDYSTNVEVDDVNVINDSIVVADNELTYTEDNSTTVGDVDVDYTNVEDNVVVADNELDVEYNDISDSVVVAKNDVEID
- a CDS encoding LuxR C-terminal-related transcriptional regulator, with the translated sequence MVGHDHPSRRFPSGRDNHLPGDPAHEGETAAELTGQPEAVRELLLALSVGFSLPSLLPGSLVDSDLNSITGAAKDAGVLLPDGSVVGTVQQALLRVTPPVRIRELQKELLDMISAQGRPLGVLARQLARHGYQDPRVVADLERAAEAAVDTDPGLAAEIYAEALLAGGEESATAAKRAQAAAALGDLDTAGRIVDRLFGTPGAPDLRLAVDVAAAVWAQRGMLARSAESYAWLGPDRIDSSAPLAAVAMIGSGNVAGAEQLAALASPPGSPTLLAVALSLTQQGLLRTLGPRPQTALPELIRASDMMNAARSAIPLSETPAALAAICALHTGEPGIAETVLSAALAAGQGGDVARPRLFLLQAWSAMQQDNADEARLSINAAVKANHWALSPRDDFLLAALDVGLARRGSEVHELVLAWDRAREAMMHVSVDLFSLLPWGELMIAAARLRETRRVGHYLEGVWQFLERVSDAPLWSVPVHWAAVQAALLAESPAELAPHAAALVRASENGHVAAVLAAAGKAWVSVLAGRFEASDVESAARDLATVGQPWEGARLAGHAAAHADERRDMVRLLACARDIHPQGTAQAASTERATTPPEVSPAGDGGAAGLQVPLGLSARERKVGRLILEGKTYREIGEAIYISPRTAEHHVARMRRRLGAENRSELLIRLRLALGEGYPPP
- a CDS encoding Hsp70 family protein encodes the protein MSYVLAIDVGTSYTAAALLRPSGSPAPTPEILPLGLQGSAVPSVLYYTAEGRILVGEAAERRGLDDPGRMVREFKRRIGDAVPLAVGESWLAPEDVYATLARWVVDRAEEREGSSPSSIIMTHPASWGGHRTATVLASLNLAGLTDVTLISEPVAAAVHYAAQTRVEDGSTVAVYDLGGGTFDTAVLRKTAAGTFELLGRPDGIETLGGADFDAAVLRHVIAHLGEAMDGLDPEDPESKASLSRLRRECREAKEALSMDSETSIAVALPGTQRTLRLVRSEFETLIEAPIRETVHALERSLRSINVEPAELSAVLLIGGSSRIPLVAGMISVELDRPIAVDADPKSSICLGAAIAGAGISAAMDAQAVASAVPVAAPSAAPGAPQPHVVARPHLGVMAAAKSAATPGHAPRARLRLAAAAVTAATALTIATATAAQTPEGNGLLASMFGNQAADVMRGDGTTGAGAHANGGGGGAPGAAPAVGSPTAGLEASAGAGVTRTGTGKSPARSGKTGTGGPGTGAGTGQGSTAGSPAGSPAGSAAGTGGAAGSAGTGGTSGTPGTGGSTGTNGAPAPGTPGSGTTTPTPEPTGGAASGPTPPPATTPPTVPPPASDPTTPPVVTDPSVPPPSTDPVVPQPEPTAPQNPVPPSPEPTVPQQEPTQPANPDPAPVPSETSPNPDPALTPAV
- the ccsB gene encoding c-type cytochrome biogenesis protein CcsB, producing the protein MPAINETLGQYSELFMLLAAGTYTVAFIAFAWDLAKSSKTFQAVDLKAAASSTSEKVTVAAGRVGAALSGPDAGGPAGRAERPTSGPTYAGGTAAGDMKYTAERRVPARVAVALTVLGVLIHGAGVVTRALGAGRVPWGNMYEFLTTGAFVAVAVFLITLIRRDLRFLGTFVLGLAIIMLVAASVSFWTPVGHLVPALQSYWLIIHVSIAVLSSALFTLTFAMSVLQLLQSYRQKNLAAGRKDNLSFMRVVPNALSLENLSYRINAIAFIGWTFTLMFGAIWAEKAWGRFWGWDPKEVWTFVIWVVYAGYLHARATRGWTGTRAAWLSIVGYACVIINFTLVNTVFNGLHSYSGL